The Tautonia rosea genome includes a region encoding these proteins:
- a CDS encoding HEAT repeat domain-containing protein yields MLEHLDAIDWTRLNHAYGAATDVPDLIRALLSPESAVREEAIHDLFGNIWHQGTVYPATAAAVPFLYELLEYSDLPDPDAVALLLASIATGRGYLDVHARDDYGKQVWREILAKQGQTLDEEMAREAGEIQSVRSAIAPSLPLLIPFLRSEHAEIREAIAEALSEYPEHFHVSHPALEDAVEDEADPEVRSILLEMLLQLRKRQS; encoded by the coding sequence ATGCTCGAACATCTCGACGCGATCGACTGGACGCGTTTGAACCATGCTTATGGTGCGGCGACCGACGTCCCCGATTTGATTCGGGCGCTTCTGTCACCGGAGTCAGCCGTGCGTGAGGAGGCGATCCACGACCTCTTCGGCAATATCTGGCACCAGGGGACCGTCTATCCGGCCACCGCCGCCGCCGTCCCGTTCCTCTACGAATTGCTGGAGTATTCCGATCTTCCCGATCCGGATGCGGTCGCGCTCCTCCTGGCCAGTATCGCCACCGGACGCGGATACCTCGACGTGCACGCCAGGGACGATTACGGAAAACAGGTCTGGCGCGAGATCCTGGCAAAGCAGGGGCAGACGCTCGACGAGGAGATGGCCCGAGAAGCCGGAGAAATTCAGTCGGTCCGCTCCGCGATCGCTCCCAGCTTGCCCCTGTTGATTCCCTTCCTCCGCTCGGAACACGCTGAGATCCGAGAAGCGATCGCCGAGGCTCTCTCCGAGTATCCCGAGCACTTCCACGTTTCTCACCCTGCCCTCGAAGACGCGGTGGAGGACGAGGCCGACCCCGAGGTCCGATCAATCCTCCTGGAAATGCTCCTCCAGCTTCGGAAGCGGCAATCCTGA
- a CDS encoding ABC transporter ATP-binding protein: protein MDERSFAPTDSSTPPDGPPTLELVGLTRRFPQGGGVESIDLAVSPGERLAIVGPSGSGKSTLLRLIAGLEHPDSGAIRIDGVPATDWPPHRRGLAMVFQDQPPYPHLDVAGNLAFGLKARGRPRAEIRLRVAEVAELLGIDTLLSRSPAKLSGGERRRVVLGRALATQPNLLLLDEPFSALDPPLSRSIRSDLIDLNTRRQTGAILLVTHDQGEAMAFGQRLAVIRDGRLIQIGPPHEVYSRPDHRFVAEFLGDPGTNLLRCQVRVDANALRLEGLVPGASWAMPRGIPWVEVLAARANAAVDLALRPEQIHVIGSDNPADASASPTVIGRVDRVESQGGSALVSARLGSHRIRFLMSGSTVPEPGDRLPLCLPLSRASWFDPTSGRALFASPID from the coding sequence ATGGACGAACGGAGTTTCGCGCCGACCGATTCGTCAACGCCTCCCGACGGTCCCCCGACCCTGGAACTCGTCGGTCTGACCCGTCGCTTTCCCCAGGGAGGCGGGGTCGAGTCGATCGACCTGGCCGTTTCCCCGGGAGAACGGCTGGCAATTGTCGGTCCTTCCGGGTCCGGGAAGTCCACGTTGCTTCGCCTGATCGCCGGACTGGAGCATCCCGACTCCGGAGCGATCCGGATCGATGGCGTACCCGCCACCGATTGGCCTCCCCACCGCCGAGGGCTGGCCATGGTTTTTCAGGATCAGCCCCCTTATCCTCACCTCGACGTGGCCGGGAACCTCGCCTTCGGACTGAAGGCCCGAGGGCGTCCAAGGGCCGAAATCCGGCTCCGGGTGGCCGAGGTGGCCGAGCTCCTCGGGATTGACACCTTGCTGTCCCGATCACCCGCGAAGCTTTCCGGAGGGGAACGTCGACGGGTCGTCCTCGGCCGAGCCCTGGCAACGCAACCCAATCTCCTGCTGCTCGACGAACCCTTCTCCGCCCTCGACCCTCCCTTGAGCCGTTCCATTCGATCCGACCTGATCGACCTGAACACGCGACGGCAAACCGGGGCCATCCTCCTTGTCACCCACGATCAGGGCGAGGCGATGGCCTTTGGTCAACGTCTGGCCGTGATTCGAGATGGCCGGTTAATCCAGATCGGCCCCCCTCACGAGGTCTATTCCCGGCCAGATCATCGCTTCGTGGCCGAGTTCCTGGGTGATCCGGGAACAAACCTGCTCCGCTGCCAGGTGCGGGTCGATGCGAACGCCTTACGGCTTGAAGGACTCGTGCCGGGGGCATCTTGGGCAATGCCCCGCGGAATTCCCTGGGTCGAGGTGCTGGCCGCTCGGGCGAACGCTGCGGTTGATCTTGCACTTCGCCCGGAACAGATCCATGTGATCGGTTCGGACAACCCAGCCGATGCTTCCGCCTCTCCGACCGTCATCGGCCGGGTCGATCGGGTCGAGTCGCAAGGCGGATCCGCCCTCGTCTCGGCTCGGCTCGGTTCACATCGAATTCGATTCCTGATGTCGGGATCAACTGTCCCGGAACCGGGAGATCGTCTCCCCCTTTGCTTGCCCCTGAGTCGGGCGTCCTGGTTCGATCCGACGAGTGGGCGAGCCCTGTTCGCTTCGCCGATCGATTGA
- a CDS encoding DUF3568 family protein: MTAGRFRQLGGVAVATTALIGCRAMGPMGPTGPSLVVPTYAYASGTASQGFAHPRGEVEAALRAAMDDLGILRVGLIQADAEQTTVKGRTGDGRRVELALVERGPATEARVRVGLFGDEALAKAVLDRVGVRLGTLPPEAIPSSVPSDPEGNPYFSREAVPDSVMLRGFTEGTDFGGTLP; this comes from the coding sequence ATGACCGCGGGACGATTCCGACAGCTTGGCGGGGTGGCGGTCGCAACGACGGCGTTGATCGGTTGTCGGGCGATGGGTCCGATGGGTCCGACAGGGCCTTCCCTGGTGGTTCCGACGTATGCCTACGCCTCGGGCACAGCCTCACAGGGGTTTGCTCATCCGAGAGGAGAGGTCGAGGCGGCACTTCGCGCAGCAATGGATGACCTGGGGATTCTTCGCGTGGGCCTGATTCAGGCCGATGCCGAACAAACGACAGTGAAAGGGCGGACCGGAGACGGCCGCCGCGTGGAGCTCGCGCTCGTTGAACGAGGGCCGGCGACCGAGGCCCGGGTACGGGTCGGTCTCTTTGGGGATGAGGCCCTCGCCAAGGCGGTCCTCGATCGCGTTGGCGTTCGGCTCGGAACGCTTCCCCCTGAAGCGATCCCGTCGTCGGTTCCGTCCGACCCCGAAGGCAACCCGTACTTCTCCCGAGAAGCCGTGCCCGACTCGGTCATGCTGCGAGGATTCACCGAGGGGACCGACTTCGGCGGGACGCTTCCCTGA
- the ahcY gene encoding adenosylhomocysteinase has protein sequence MATTAPSHDVKDLALAQAGHKRILWADRDMPVLSTIRERFTQEQPLKGLRMSACLHVTAETANLARTLKAGGADLVLIASNPLSTQDDVAASLVQDFGISVYAIKGEDETSYYKHIAAALAHKPNVTMDDGADLVSAMIFIALNRLDDVHPEVRSWATTLSPDERAKVASEVVASMEETTTGVIRLRAMEKDGVLKLPVIAVNDAQTKHFFDNRYGTGQSTIDGVIRATDMLIAGKKVVVCGYGWCGKGVALRARGMGGQVIITEIDPIRALEAAMDGFEVMPIADAAKVGDLFITVTGNIHVIRDEHFAAMKDGAMICNSGHFNVELQLDGLAKKAKDVIKGIHPFVDEYTMPSGNRLYVLGEGRLINLAAAHGHPASVMDMSFAAQALATEWSLKNKGKLEHQVYNVPVAVDEYVARLKLQTMGIAIDNLTDEQTKYLNSWEQGT, from the coding sequence GTGGCGACCACTGCGCCTTCGCACGATGTCAAGGATCTGGCCCTCGCTCAGGCCGGTCACAAGCGGATCTTGTGGGCCGACCGCGACATGCCCGTCTTGTCGACCATCCGGGAACGCTTCACCCAGGAGCAGCCGCTCAAGGGCCTGCGGATGTCGGCCTGTCTTCACGTGACCGCCGAAACGGCCAACCTCGCCCGGACCCTCAAGGCCGGCGGCGCCGACCTGGTCCTGATCGCCTCCAACCCGCTCTCGACCCAGGATGATGTCGCCGCCAGTCTCGTGCAGGACTTCGGCATCAGCGTCTACGCCATCAAGGGCGAAGACGAGACAAGCTACTACAAGCACATCGCCGCAGCCCTCGCCCACAAGCCGAACGTCACCATGGACGACGGAGCCGACCTTGTCAGCGCGATGATCTTCATCGCCCTGAACCGGCTCGACGACGTGCACCCCGAGGTGCGATCGTGGGCCACCACCCTCTCTCCCGATGAGCGAGCCAAGGTAGCCTCCGAGGTCGTCGCCAGCATGGAAGAGACAACAACCGGCGTCATCCGACTGCGGGCAATGGAAAAGGACGGCGTCCTGAAGCTGCCGGTCATCGCCGTCAACGACGCCCAGACAAAGCACTTCTTCGACAATCGTTACGGCACCGGCCAGAGCACCATCGACGGCGTCATCCGCGCCACCGACATGCTCATCGCTGGCAAGAAGGTGGTCGTTTGCGGCTACGGCTGGTGCGGCAAGGGCGTGGCCTTGCGAGCCCGAGGCATGGGCGGCCAGGTCATCATCACCGAGATCGACCCGATCCGAGCTCTCGAAGCCGCAATGGACGGCTTCGAGGTCATGCCGATCGCCGATGCCGCCAAGGTTGGCGACCTGTTCATCACCGTCACGGGGAACATCCACGTGATTCGCGATGAGCACTTCGCCGCCATGAAGGACGGCGCGATGATCTGCAACTCCGGCCATTTCAATGTCGAGCTGCAGCTCGACGGCCTGGCGAAGAAGGCCAAGGACGTCATCAAGGGGATCCACCCGTTCGTCGACGAATACACCATGCCCAGCGGCAACCGCCTGTACGTCCTCGGCGAAGGCCGTCTGATCAACCTGGCCGCCGCTCACGGCCACCCGGCGAGCGTCATGGACATGAGCTTCGCCGCCCAGGCCCTGGCCACCGAGTGGAGCTTGAAGAACAAGGGTAAACTCGAACACCAGGTTTACAACGTCCCGGTCGCCGTCGACGAGTACGTTGCCAGGCTCAAGCTCCAGACGATGGGCATCGCCATCGACAATCTGACCGACGAGCAGACCAAATATCTCAACAGCTGGGAGCAGGGGACCTGA
- a CDS encoding DUF1015 domain-containing protein, with protein MGRLIQSSHVCHSPFDRVAPGRNRNQEALSKTMPEIRPFRGVRYDLARVGDLSQAVAPPYDVIGPDLQQSLYNASPYNVIRLELGRDEPGDNDATNRYTRAAKLLKDWRRDGILVDESHPSLYVYHQTFQVEGKSYTRKGFLARVRLEPFGEGRIYPHEETMSGPKADRLKLYEATGFNLSPIFGLYPDPDNAAFSALEHGIRDRTPLTVTDHLGVENQLWPVSDVETLAAVQGLMADRSVFIADGHHRYETALRYRADRETAGELTGPDDPANFCLMMLVSMSDPGLQILPTHRLVQGLPFLTSGKLAELLSTEFEIEDFGEGPSGCRAAWQEIELHGDQNLLGFGTAMDNRWCTARLRSDATMDSLVPNHSPDWRSLGVSILQELVLKKTFGDLDPTCRYVHLIDEVLEAFHSGSCDLACLVPPAGMDHVEAIASNLEKMPPKSTYFYPKLLTGLVLNPIR; from the coding sequence GTGGGACGGCTGATTCAGTCGTCCCACGTCTGTCATTCTCCGTTCGATCGTGTCGCTCCCGGCCGAAACCGCAACCAAGAAGCGCTCTCCAAGACCATGCCCGAGATCCGACCCTTCCGCGGCGTCCGCTACGACCTGGCCCGAGTCGGCGACCTCTCCCAGGCCGTCGCCCCTCCCTATGACGTCATCGGCCCCGACCTTCAGCAATCGCTCTACAACGCCAGCCCCTACAACGTCATCCGCCTCGAACTCGGCCGCGACGAACCGGGCGACAATGATGCGACCAATCGCTACACCCGAGCCGCCAAGCTCTTGAAGGATTGGCGACGCGACGGCATCCTCGTCGATGAGTCTCACCCCTCGCTCTACGTCTACCACCAGACCTTCCAGGTCGAGGGGAAATCATACACCCGCAAAGGGTTTCTCGCCCGTGTCCGTCTCGAACCGTTCGGCGAGGGACGCATCTACCCCCACGAAGAAACGATGTCCGGCCCAAAGGCCGACCGCCTGAAGCTCTACGAGGCGACCGGCTTCAACCTTAGCCCCATCTTCGGTCTCTATCCCGACCCCGATAACGCCGCCTTCTCCGCCCTGGAGCACGGCATCCGAGACCGCACTCCCCTGACCGTCACCGACCACCTTGGCGTTGAGAACCAGCTCTGGCCGGTCAGCGATGTCGAGACCCTGGCCGCCGTCCAGGGCTTGATGGCCGATCGCTCTGTCTTCATCGCCGATGGCCACCATCGCTACGAGACGGCCTTGCGCTACCGGGCCGATCGCGAGACCGCCGGCGAGTTGACAGGCCCCGATGACCCGGCCAACTTCTGCCTGATGATGCTCGTCTCGATGAGCGATCCCGGCTTGCAGATCTTACCGACGCACCGGCTCGTTCAGGGCTTGCCCTTCCTCACTTCGGGGAAGCTGGCTGAGCTGCTCTCCACCGAGTTCGAGATCGAGGACTTCGGCGAAGGGCCCTCCGGCTGCCGCGCTGCCTGGCAGGAAATTGAGCTGCACGGCGACCAGAACCTCCTGGGCTTTGGTACCGCGATGGACAATCGCTGGTGCACGGCTCGGCTCCGCTCCGATGCGACGATGGATTCCCTCGTTCCGAATCACAGCCCCGACTGGCGGTCGCTGGGGGTCAGCATTCTTCAGGAGTTGGTGCTCAAGAAGACCTTCGGCGATCTCGATCCCACTTGCCGGTATGTTCACCTGATCGACGAGGTTCTCGAAGCGTTCCATTCCGGATCGTGCGACCTCGCCTGCCTCGTCCCTCCGGCCGGCATGGATCACGTCGAGGCCATCGCCTCGAACCTCGAAAAAATGCCACCGAAAAGCACGTATTTCTATCCGAAACTGCTCACGGGACTGGTCCTTAATCCGATCCGCTGA
- a CDS encoding SDR family NAD(P)-dependent oxidoreductase, whose protein sequence is MPISTALVTGASAGIGRELVRQLVLDRGMTVLATARRLDRLESLAAALPQGRVSIEAGSLSDDRFRDRLWDRAMEVFPQGLDLLVNNAGIGHYEAFEEEDPAMLREIMEVNLVAPMDLAQKAIRHMRARGDGQVMFVSSVLGFVGLPYSAAYAASKHAVNGLVRSLRYELRGSGVRVWATCPNRTESEFHQVALGDRSGEEVRRAPHAEPVDWVVRSMVRAIDGRSTFQFPGRSARWVVGASRLIPRPFDWFMDRWSPGHFRAEMERGRAKGS, encoded by the coding sequence ATGCCCATTTCGACCGCCCTAGTGACCGGAGCTTCGGCCGGGATCGGCCGTGAACTGGTCCGACAGCTGGTTCTCGATCGAGGGATGACCGTGTTGGCCACGGCTCGTCGGCTGGACCGGCTGGAATCACTCGCAGCAGCGCTGCCACAGGGGCGAGTGTCGATTGAGGCAGGGAGCTTATCGGACGATCGGTTCCGCGATCGGCTCTGGGACCGGGCGATGGAGGTCTTTCCGCAGGGGCTCGACCTGCTGGTCAACAACGCGGGGATCGGCCATTACGAGGCGTTCGAGGAGGAAGACCCGGCGATGCTCAGGGAGATCATGGAGGTGAACCTGGTCGCACCGATGGATCTGGCCCAAAAGGCGATTCGCCACATGAGAGCCAGGGGGGACGGCCAGGTGATGTTCGTGTCTTCGGTGCTCGGGTTCGTGGGATTGCCGTACTCAGCGGCCTATGCGGCGAGCAAGCATGCGGTGAACGGATTGGTCCGGAGCCTGAGATACGAACTGAGGGGCTCAGGAGTGCGGGTCTGGGCGACCTGCCCGAACCGGACGGAGAGCGAGTTTCACCAGGTGGCGCTGGGGGATCGCTCGGGAGAGGAGGTCAGGAGAGCACCGCATGCGGAGCCGGTCGATTGGGTGGTGCGGTCGATGGTCCGGGCGATCGACGGGCGATCGACATTCCAGTTTCCGGGGCGTTCGGCGCGGTGGGTTGTCGGGGCATCGAGGCTCATCCCGAGGCCGTTCGACTGGTTCATGGATCGCTGGTCCCCTGGTCATTTTCGGGCCGAGATGGAGCGGGGACGCGCGAAGGGATCGTGA
- a CDS encoding Uma2 family endonuclease, with product MSQGTTLAPKPVADLPERMADDLHYEVIDGRMVELPPMSSRETYLASILVALLGLHARTSDLGRVVGEMLFKLDPNRNQKRRPDVAFVSFDRWPKARRVPASHGWEVVPELAIEVVSPTDAAVDLLEKVEEYFQTGVRRVWVVYPGSRCVYDYASVTAITVLRVSDQLDGGDFLPGLALSLADLFEVNQVDEEQENGEGTQANA from the coding sequence ATGAGCCAGGGCACCACACTCGCTCCGAAGCCGGTGGCCGACCTCCCCGAGAGGATGGCGGACGACCTGCACTACGAGGTGATCGATGGTCGGATGGTAGAGTTGCCGCCGATGAGTTCCCGAGAAACGTATCTCGCATCCATTCTGGTCGCACTGCTCGGCCTTCACGCAAGGACCTCAGACCTGGGACGGGTCGTTGGCGAGATGCTCTTCAAGCTCGACCCGAACCGGAACCAGAAGCGGCGCCCGGATGTGGCGTTCGTGTCGTTCGATCGCTGGCCGAAGGCAAGACGTGTGCCGGCCAGTCACGGTTGGGAGGTGGTGCCGGAGTTGGCCATTGAGGTCGTCAGTCCGACGGATGCCGCGGTCGACCTGCTCGAAAAGGTCGAGGAGTATTTCCAGACGGGAGTGCGCCGGGTCTGGGTCGTGTATCCGGGAAGTCGTTGCGTGTATGATTATGCCTCGGTCACGGCGATCACCGTGCTTCGGGTCAGTGACCAGCTTGACGGAGGCGACTTCTTGCCCGGCCTCGCTCTCTCACTCGCCGACCTGTTCGAGGTCAATCAGGTCGATGAGGAGCAGGAGAACGGGGAAGGCACTCAGGCCAACGCATGA
- the ilvB gene encoding biosynthetic-type acetolactate synthase large subunit, which translates to MTGAEALVESLYRHGVKVVFAYPGGASMPMHQALTRYRDTIRTILPRHEQGGIFAAEGYARVTGEPGVVMATSGPGALNLVTGLADAKMDSLPIVAITGQVPTGVIGTDAFQETPMVEVSRSVTKHHYLVQAARDIPRIVKEAFHIARTGRPGPVLIDVPKDIQNTIVRDPDFDPPMNLPGYHLPPSPSPARLQEVVEAIKASSRPIIYCGGGVIASDAAEEMREFVNKTGIPVAMTLQGLGSVPNDHYLSLGMLGMHGTVYSNYAINEADLLLACGVRFDDRVTGKLSEFAKHGRIVHIDIDASEINKNKVAHIPVHADVKEALAALTPMVEKGDWRDWHRQIDTWRASDPMTYPDRDDAILPQYVIDQFSKLTQGEFLMSTGVGQHQMWAAQWTCFKHPRSWVTSGGLGSMGFGLPAAMGMQAAFPDKLVVDIDGDGSFVMNIQELATVHCEKLPVKMIVLNNQHLGMVVQWEDRFFAGNRAHTYLGPIDHPEATGKGAGELPEVTYPDLVNVARGFGVAARQVRHKAELIDALKEMIAHPGPYVLDVLVPYQEHVLPMIPAGMTVKDIIKS; encoded by the coding sequence ATGACCGGGGCCGAAGCCCTGGTCGAGTCGCTCTACCGGCATGGGGTCAAGGTCGTATTCGCCTACCCGGGCGGCGCCAGCATGCCGATGCACCAGGCCCTGACCCGATACCGGGACACGATCCGAACGATCTTGCCCCGCCACGAACAGGGGGGCATCTTTGCCGCCGAGGGCTACGCTCGCGTGACCGGAGAGCCTGGCGTGGTCATGGCCACCTCTGGTCCCGGCGCCCTGAACCTGGTGACCGGCCTGGCCGACGCGAAGATGGACAGCTTGCCCATCGTGGCCATCACCGGCCAGGTCCCCACCGGCGTCATCGGCACCGACGCGTTCCAGGAAACGCCGATGGTCGAGGTCAGCCGCTCGGTCACGAAGCACCATTATCTCGTCCAGGCTGCCCGAGATATTCCTCGGATCGTCAAGGAAGCCTTCCATATCGCTCGGACAGGTCGCCCTGGCCCGGTCCTCATCGACGTGCCCAAGGACATCCAGAATACGATCGTCCGCGACCCCGACTTCGACCCGCCGATGAACCTGCCGGGCTATCACCTCCCCCCGTCCCCCAGCCCGGCCCGCTTGCAAGAGGTTGTCGAGGCCATCAAGGCCAGCTCCCGGCCCATCATCTACTGCGGTGGCGGTGTGATCGCCTCCGACGCCGCCGAGGAGATGCGCGAGTTCGTCAATAAGACCGGCATTCCCGTTGCCATGACGCTTCAGGGACTCGGCTCCGTGCCGAACGACCATTACCTGTCGCTCGGCATGCTCGGAATGCACGGTACGGTTTACTCGAACTACGCGATCAATGAGGCCGACCTGCTCCTGGCCTGCGGTGTCCGGTTCGACGACCGCGTCACCGGCAAGCTCTCTGAGTTCGCCAAGCATGGCCGGATTGTCCACATCGATATCGACGCCTCGGAGATCAACAAGAACAAGGTCGCCCACATTCCCGTCCACGCCGACGTTAAGGAGGCCCTCGCCGCTCTGACTCCGATGGTTGAGAAAGGCGACTGGCGCGACTGGCACCGCCAGATCGACACCTGGCGCGCCTCCGACCCGATGACCTACCCCGACCGCGACGACGCCATCCTCCCTCAGTACGTCATCGACCAGTTCTCGAAGCTCACCCAGGGTGAGTTCCTCATGTCCACCGGCGTCGGCCAGCACCAGATGTGGGCCGCGCAGTGGACCTGCTTCAAGCATCCGAGAAGCTGGGTCACCTCCGGCGGTCTCGGGTCGATGGGCTTCGGACTTCCTGCCGCGATGGGCATGCAGGCCGCCTTCCCCGACAAGCTTGTCGTCGATATCGACGGTGACGGCTCGTTCGTCATGAACATCCAGGAGCTCGCCACCGTCCACTGCGAGAAGCTGCCGGTCAAGATGATCGTCCTGAACAACCAGCATCTCGGCATGGTCGTTCAGTGGGAAGACCGCTTCTTCGCCGGCAACCGTGCCCACACTTACCTCGGCCCGATCGACCACCCCGAGGCCACCGGGAAGGGGGCCGGAGAACTCCCGGAAGTCACCTACCCCGACCTCGTCAATGTTGCCCGAGGATTCGGCGTTGCCGCTCGCCAGGTCCGTCACAAGGCCGAGCTGATCGATGCCCTCAAGGAAATGATCGCCCATCCCGGCCCTTACGTTCTCGATGTGCTCGTTCCTTATCAGGAGCACGTCTTGCCGATGATTCCCGCCGGTATGACGGTCAAGGATATCATAAAAAGTTGA
- a CDS encoding sigma-54-dependent transcriptional regulator — MNENRILIIHPDSSARTLLASMLQTLAVQLEEAPNDPAAVRRLERGGVDLIVAGVEPEDPDCLELLHYMKRKFPALPVILLFSVGDAERTREARQRGADAVLRFPLPATQLRAAVSQALGQAEPSARTAVGAMSSSTDGRPSNSAPKGSGTRESAHGWTFLNGSAGTTPSSIEPGHCRDSLVLIGEDESLRQTLELAETIASTRATVLIQGEPGTGKSLMARIIHQRSPRAGEPFVEVRCSEESSGEIDRFLFGEQPMLRPATSGQIERAQGGTLYLDDVASLGPELQAKLLRLLRDGVYEPIGASRPERADVRLIFGTKENLEDRVAKGGFRQDLWYRMSVATLKLSPLRHRGTDLDRLAEHFRFRAAQRNDRTVSGFSSEAMAMMRRYHWPLNIQELEAVVERAVLICRGRLIEPNDLVFSSAPITSRGSGDYRGDLSQIRPLKEALEEPEKQIILEALKALGWNRQETARVLDINRTTLYKKMKKYGLLVDELAWAN, encoded by the coding sequence ATGAACGAGAACCGAATCCTTATTATCCACCCTGATTCGTCGGCTCGCACACTGCTTGCCTCGATGCTCCAGACGCTGGCTGTCCAGCTGGAGGAGGCACCGAATGACCCGGCCGCAGTTCGACGCCTTGAACGGGGAGGGGTAGACCTGATCGTCGCGGGCGTGGAGCCGGAAGACCCGGATTGCCTGGAACTGCTGCACTACATGAAGCGGAAGTTCCCGGCGCTTCCGGTCATCCTGCTGTTTTCGGTCGGTGATGCCGAGCGGACCCGGGAGGCCCGACAGCGGGGAGCGGATGCCGTCCTGCGATTCCCTTTGCCTGCCACGCAACTGAGAGCAGCGGTCTCGCAAGCGTTGGGCCAAGCCGAACCCTCGGCTCGAACAGCCGTGGGAGCAATGTCTTCCTCAACCGATGGTCGACCGTCGAATTCGGCTCCGAAAGGGTCGGGCACTCGGGAATCGGCCCACGGTTGGACGTTCCTGAATGGATCCGCCGGCACCACCCCGTCGTCAATCGAGCCAGGGCATTGCCGCGATTCGTTGGTCCTTATTGGAGAGGACGAGAGTCTTCGGCAGACCCTTGAGCTGGCGGAGACCATTGCCTCGACCCGAGCAACCGTCTTGATTCAAGGGGAGCCAGGCACAGGGAAGAGCTTGATGGCTCGGATCATCCATCAGCGGAGTCCCCGTGCGGGAGAGCCGTTCGTGGAAGTTCGATGTTCCGAAGAATCATCAGGAGAGATCGATCGATTTCTTTTCGGTGAACAGCCGATGCTCCGTCCTGCAACGTCGGGGCAGATCGAACGGGCTCAAGGGGGAACGCTTTACCTCGACGATGTGGCGTCCCTTGGTCCGGAGCTTCAAGCGAAGCTGCTCCGGCTCCTGCGAGACGGGGTGTATGAGCCGATCGGAGCCAGTCGTCCGGAACGAGCCGATGTGCGGCTCATTTTCGGGACCAAGGAAAATCTGGAAGATCGTGTGGCCAAGGGAGGGTTTCGTCAGGACCTCTGGTATCGGATGAGTGTGGCGACCCTGAAACTCTCGCCCTTGCGGCACCGGGGCACCGACCTTGATCGGCTGGCCGAGCACTTCCGATTCCGAGCCGCGCAGCGGAACGATCGGACGGTCAGCGGATTCAGTTCCGAGGCGATGGCCATGATGCGGAGATACCATTGGCCTCTGAACATTCAGGAGCTTGAGGCTGTGGTCGAACGGGCCGTCCTGATCTGCAGGGGTCGATTGATCGAGCCGAACGATCTGGTCTTCTCCTCAGCACCGATCACGAGTAGGGGCTCGGGAGACTATCGGGGAGACCTGAGCCAGATCCGTCCCTTGAAGGAAGCCCTTGAGGAGCCAGAGAAGCAAATCATTCTCGAAGCGCTCAAAGCCCTGGGTTGGAATCGTCAGGAGACGGCCAGGGTCCTCGATATCAATCGGACAACCCTGTACAAGAAGATGAAGAAGTATGGGTTGCTGGTCGACGAACTCGCCTGGGCCAACTGA
- a CDS encoding tyrosine recombinase XerC: MTHPSISAYLDHLRRERGASEHTLRGYAGDLAVYAEFLTETGGGADLDPLQVDAKRLRAFSAWLAGRGYSAGTMARRLASLRSFFRFHRRQGSVALDPTAGLRNPKQPKRLPRALRVEDVVSLLDGMPTGTPLGIRDRAMFETLYGGGLRVAELVGLDLDDLDPERGTVRVRGKGRRERLAPIGPEAMAWLARWLEVRQPDRPGEPAIFLNRYGSRLSTRSVDRLFQNHLRAKGLDPNASPHALRHSFATHLLDRGADLRSVQELLGHRRLTTTQVYTHVSRERLIEAYRRSHPRA, translated from the coding sequence ATGACGCATCCGTCAATCTCCGCATATCTGGACCATCTCCGTCGCGAGCGAGGGGCGTCGGAGCACACCTTGAGAGGTTATGCTGGCGACCTGGCCGTTTATGCCGAATTTCTGACCGAAACTGGAGGCGGGGCGGACCTGGATCCGCTTCAGGTGGACGCGAAGCGATTGCGAGCCTTCTCGGCCTGGCTGGCCGGACGAGGCTATTCGGCTGGCACGATGGCGCGTCGGCTGGCGAGCCTTCGCTCGTTTTTTCGATTCCACCGACGGCAAGGCTCGGTGGCACTTGACCCCACCGCCGGGCTTCGGAACCCGAAACAGCCCAAGCGGTTGCCGAGGGCGCTTCGTGTTGAGGATGTGGTGAGCTTGCTCGATGGGATGCCGACGGGAACGCCGCTTGGGATCCGGGATCGAGCGATGTTTGAAACCCTGTACGGCGGAGGACTCCGGGTCGCCGAGTTGGTGGGCCTGGACCTCGACGATCTGGACCCGGAACGAGGAACGGTGCGGGTCCGAGGCAAGGGGCGTCGCGAGCGACTGGCTCCGATCGGTCCCGAGGCCATGGCCTGGCTGGCTCGGTGGCTGGAGGTCCGCCAACCGGATCGGCCAGGCGAACCGGCGATTTTCTTGAACCGCTATGGCAGTCGGCTCTCGACTCGGAGTGTCGACCGGCTTTTTCAAAACCACTTGCGGGCCAAGGGGCTTGATCCGAACGCCAGTCCGCATGCCTTGCGGCACAGTTTCGCAACCCATTTGCTCGACCGGGGTGCCGATCTGCGAAGTGTGCAGGAGTTGCTCGGTCATCGTCGACTGACAACCACCCAGGTCTACACTCATGTCTCTCGGGAGCGACTGATCGAAGCCTATCGTCGCAGCCACCCTCGGGCGTGA